TGGGGTGGCAAGGCGTTAAACAAGCCACACTTTCGCTATAGCGTGAAAATTTATGATAACGCTGATAGGCTTTTGGTCTCTTACGCTATACCACTTTCTACAACGAAATATAGCTATTTTAAAGAGATCTCTGTTTTGGCAGAGATTGCTGCTTTTAGATGGGACGTGGAGGATGAGCCGACCGATATCGACTTGATCTCAAAAACTCTTGTTGATGAGATAAAAGATATAGGAAAATAAATATAGTCTGCTAAGATGAACGACGAATTTTACATGGATCTTGCTTTAAGCGAGGCTTGGAAATTTCAAATATTAACCTATCCAAATCCAGCCGTTGGATGCCTTATTCTTGATGAAAATGGCAAAATTTTATCTTGCAAGGCTCATGAAAAGGCTGGATATTTGCACGCTGAGCCAACGGCGATACTCTTTGCGCTTTGCAAAAAAAGTGAAAAATTTAAAGATGATTTTATAAAAGCGTATAACGATAAATTTAGCTCTAATATAAAAGAGGGCGAATTTGGCCTTTTGGAGCCAAAATTTACCTATGAATTTATACTAAAAAATCACTCAAATTTACTAAAAAATGCAAAAGCTTACGTCACTCTTGAGCCTTGCTTACATCATGGTAAAACGCCACCTTGTGCAATTTTGCTAAAAGAGCTTGGTTTTAGAGAGGTGATAATAGGAAGCCACGATGAAAATAAGGTAGCAAGTGGTGGTGGTAATTTGCTTAAAAGCGCTGGTATAAAAGTTAAATTTGCCGTTTTAAAAGAGCGCTGCGATAAGCTGCTTGAACCATTTTTGGCATATCAAAATGGTGGTTTTAGTTTTTTAAAAATCGCAATTAGTAAAAATGGAGTAGCAAGTGGTGGCATCATCACAAATGAACTTAGTCGCACGCATGTCCATAAACTAAGATGCATCATAGATACGCTAGTGATCGGCGGCAACACAGTGCGAGTTGATCGCCCAAAGCTTGATAGTAGGCTAGTAAGTGGCGGCAAAAATCCAGATGTCATAATCTACTCAAGAAGTGATAAATTTGATAAGACAATACCGCTCTTTAGCGTGCCAGGTCGCAAAGTTAGCATTCAAAAAAAGCTTAGCTTAAAAGGACTTAGCATGTTTGAAGGCACTGGTGAGTTTTTAAAACTTGCAAAAGATAGCAAACTAGCAAACGTAAAGTGGCTACTTATCTATCAAAGCTCAAATTTTAAGGATGGTAAAAATTTAAGCCTTGATCTAAATTTAAAGCCACTATTTAGTGGGAATTTTGGAGACGATAGCTACACCTGGTATGAAATTTTGGATTAAATATCTAAGCCAAAATAGTGCTTGACTAAAAAGCCAATACCAAACGAAATGATCGCAACACCAAAAGTTATCACACACATCTCAACCACTCTTGGCAAAAATTTAAGCTCTTTTGCTACGCTTATGTAAAAGTTGTAAGTGATAATGGCAACAAAGGCAAAGAAAAACATCGACAAGACAGCGTAAACACCACTTGAAAAGATGAAAAATGGAAGTATCAAAAACGCCGTTGTTATGATGTACGAACCACCTGTATAGAGCGAATAGGTAAGCGGTTTGATCTCGTCACTTGGATTTTCTTTTGACTCAAGATAGGCTGATCCTGCCATAGAAAGAGCAGCTGCAATACCCATGATAAGGCCTGTCGCACCAACTGATTTTGTATTTGAAAAAGCAAGTGCGATACCACTTAGTGTGCCAGTTAGCTCAACTAATGCGTCATTCATGCCAAGAACAATGCCACCAGCATTGACTAGTTTCGTGTCTTTTAACATAGAGATTAAATTATTTTCATGATTTACTTCTTCTTCATAAATATCTCTAGCTTCAGAATACTCATCAACAATACCAAGATAAAATTGCTCTGCGTCTTCTTCACGTGACTCCATAAATTTTAAAGTAAAAGATGTACCAAAAATTTTAACAAGTATCGTATAGAAGATGACTTTGAATAAATTTGCAGTTCTACTCTCACCTGTTATCTTTTGGCAAAAAGCATAGTGTCGTTTTTCTTCAGTGATTAATTTACGAAGTATTTTTTTATTTTCTTCATTTTTTTCACTAGCTTCGAGTAACGTATAGATGGCGGTATCATCTGCTTCATTTTGTAGCTGTTTTAAAGCACGCTTTTTATCTAGCATAAATTCCCCTTTTTTAATTTTGTAAGATTTTGGATTTTGAAGTATAAGATTAGATGGTGCGATCAGCGAGACTCGAACTCGCACACCTAGCGGCACTACCCCCTCAAGATAGCGTGTCTACCAATTCCACCATGATCGCAAAAAGAGTAAAAGCCCCAAAAGGGGCTAAATTTAAGCTTTACGCTTAGCCAAGCATTGGGTTTGCGTAAAGAACGATAAGTGTAATAACAAGTGCGTAGATAACTTGTGCTTCGATCATCGCAAGAGCGATAAACATTGTAGTCATAAGTTTGCTACCAACACCTGGGTTTCTAGCTGTTCCGCTAATTGTTGCAGCAGCTGTGTTACCCATACCAATAGCACCGCCAAGAGCTGCAAGGCCAAGACCAATACCAC
Above is a genomic segment from Campylobacter concisus containing:
- the ribD gene encoding bifunctional diaminohydroxyphosphoribosylaminopyrimidine deaminase/5-amino-6-(5-phosphoribosylamino)uracil reductase RibD; this translates as MNDEFYMDLALSEAWKFQILTYPNPAVGCLILDENGKILSCKAHEKAGYLHAEPTAILFALCKKSEKFKDDFIKAYNDKFSSNIKEGEFGLLEPKFTYEFILKNHSNLLKNAKAYVTLEPCLHHGKTPPCAILLKELGFREVIIGSHDENKVASGGGNLLKSAGIKVKFAVLKERCDKLLEPFLAYQNGGFSFLKIAISKNGVASGGIITNELSRTHVHKLRCIIDTLVIGGNTVRVDRPKLDSRLVSGGKNPDVIIYSRSDKFDKTIPLFSVPGRKVSIQKKLSLKGLSMFEGTGEFLKLAKDSKLANVKWLLIYQSSNFKDGKNLSLDLNLKPLFSGNFGDDSYTWYEILD
- a CDS encoding VIT1/CCC1 transporter family protein, encoding MLDKKRALKQLQNEADDTAIYTLLEASEKNEENKKILRKLITEEKRHYAFCQKITGESRTANLFKVIFYTILVKIFGTSFTLKFMESREEDAEQFYLGIVDEYSEARDIYEEEVNHENNLISMLKDTKLVNAGGIVLGMNDALVELTGTLSGIALAFSNTKSVGATGLIMGIAAALSMAGSAYLESKENPSDEIKPLTYSLYTGGSYIITTAFLILPFFIFSSGVYAVLSMFFFAFVAIITYNFYISVAKELKFLPRVVEMCVITFGVAIISFGIGFLVKHYFGLDI
- a CDS encoding F0F1 ATP synthase subunit C is translated as MKKIVFLILGLAAFAFGADGEMIRSYSVIAGGIGLGLAALGGAIGMGNTAAATISGTARNPGVGSKLMTTMFIALAMIEAQVIYALVITLIVLYANPMLG